attactcattaggcatgaATTTCTTATATTTATCAGCTATAGCATGTGGCTATTTTTATCTTCGTGATATATGTTCCAGCGACACGAGATCCATGTGACAGAATATACATTTACTAGCTAGAGATATAGGTGGAGAAAGGTGGGCCAGTCTAAGTTCTTTCAGTTTGTATCCAAGTGTAACTCATTCTGCACTACCATGTTTTTGAATAGTGCACATTCATGCCAATGTTAATTTTGATGACTTTGTGACACACTTTTCACTGAACTGCACATTAAATTGGCTCCTGTTTCAGCAAGTATTGTGTAAAAAAAACTGCTTCCTTTTCGAGAACACGATATAAATTTTGAAGCTAGCATTAAGGAGACAAATTGGCCTATGCTGCTGAATCCGTGAAATGTTCTACAGACTACCAGATTTTTCCCCTTGTTTTGGGGAATTTTACCTGCATGATCACATTTTGCCTACAATTAATATTATTGCTTACATTTTCAGATAATAGTAGAACTTATGATAGTGCTTAGGAGTGTGTTTCTTTATTTTTGTTGTCAACGATTGTAGCTTGCTCTTGACATTGCAAAATCATGTGCCAGGTACTTGATCATAGTAGATGATGTATGCGATGTTCAAACATGGGATATTATTAAGGGTGCCTTTCCAAACAGCAATTCTGGCAGCAGAATAATCACGACAACGCGTATACATGAAGTAGCCAAATCATGCAGTGCTTCATGTGGTGGTCGAGTTTATACGTTAAGCCCTCTCAGTACCGTGGACTCGGAAAGGTTGTTTTTCAAGATGGTGTTTAATTCCGGTGAGCACTGCCCGTCCCACCTCAAAAGAGTTTTTGACAAAATCTTGCAGAAATGTGGTGGTCTGCCCCTGGCAATTATTGCTATATCCGGCTTGCTGGTTGCCAACACGCATGAAGATCAATGGGAGCAAGTGTACAGCTCTATCAGGCATGGACTCGGAAGCAACCCTGCTGTTGAAAGAACCATGAGGATTTTGTTGCTTGGCTACTTTGATCTTACCCCTTGCCTAAAATCTTGCCTGCTTTATCTCAGTGTATTCCCGGAAGGTTATGCTATCAAGAAGGAACGTCTGGTATTGAGATGGATTGCCGAGGGGTTCATTCCTGAAGAGCATGGGCACACCCTATATGAGTCAGGAGAGAGGTGTTTGAACGAGCTCATCAGCTGGAACCTGATCCAATCAGGGGAGATAAATAAGTTTGGTGAGGTGGAAACCTGTCGAGTCCATGGCATAATTCTTGATTTCCTCGTATCCATGGCAAACCAAGACAATTTTGTTACTTTCATTGGTGTACCTGGTGCAAATCCTGAGCCACAAAACAAAGCCCGTCGATTGTCCCTACAGGGTGACAGTGAAATTCCAGCATATCTTATTTTGTGTAATGCCCGGTCACTTTCTGTTTTTGGTGGTTGTGTTAAAATGCCATCCCTCTCGAAGTTCAGACACTTGCATATTTTCGACATGGAAGGTTCTGGGGAAGTAGAAGATCAACATCTTGCAGAAATAGGTGGTCTGGTCCATCTTAAGTACCTGAGGCTCAAGTCAAAAATTGGGAAGCTTCCCCAACAAATAGCAGAGTTACAGTACTTGGAGTCACTTGAGATATGCGAAAGCAATGCGACAACCGAAATTCCATCAGCCATCAATCAACTCACACAATTGGCACGTCTAGTTGTTAACGATGAAACTGTATTACCGGATGAAATTGGTGGCCTCAAAGCATTGCAAGTGTTGAGAGGTATCAATGTCAACACCCAGTCCACCAACTTTGTTCGGCAACTCTGTCTACTATCAAACCTGATGGAGCTAAGCATAAGTTTTATCAACTATTATGCTGGTGATAACTGGAAGGAGAACCAGGAAGAGATGGTCAATTCGATATGTCGGCTAGACGGAGCAAACCTTCATGTTCTACACATTACTATCAACGAGGGAGCAGATGAGATCTTCGAGGAGTCATGGAGCCCTGCTCCACTTAGTCTCCGGGAACTTGTCGTCGAGGTGGGCATTGTCTCAAGTGTTCCAAGATGGATTGGCTCACTTGTCAACCTCCAGAAATTGGTGGTACCTATGTGGGAAGTTGGGGAGGAGGACCTGGTGATCCTGGGAAGCCTACCTGATCTGCGCCATCTTAGCCTCACTGCACTGGCAGCTGGGTCAAAAGAAGGGCGGCTTAGGGTCACCCAAAGCCATGGGTTCCCTTCATTGATCAATTTCCAGATCGGCGGAGAAGAGTGTGCGCTTGGGTTGGTTTTTGAAGCTGGTTCCATGCCAAAGCTACAACATCTTGAGCTCGAGTTCGACGTGGAGGAAACTAGTTCTGTGACTGATGGTGGTTTTGATTTTGGCATCAAGCATCTCTCCTGCCTCACAAGCACAACGGTCCGCTCTACTTACGACGAATCCATTCGTCCCACGCTGGAGGCTGCCATGGAGAGATGCATCTACGACCATCCCAACCGTCCCATGTTGATATGGATGAAATGAATATTTGTAAGACACTGGTTCCCTCTTCCAAAGATTTGCCACTTAAAAGTAATGTATTTTACTGTATTTTTTTCTTCTATCTATCCTTCTCACAATATCTCTTTCCATATGTTACTTTTCTACCTCTTTCAGGGCAAAATTCAAGCAGGCTGGTAGAAGCTGCAGCTGCTCACAGTTAGCATGAGCAACAAGATGGGTGAACATGGTAATAGGGTGACACTGAAAAGCCAAGGGCACAGCAATAACCGGACGGAAGTTCTTGTTACATCAGTTAGTGGTATTCTACCTATCCAAAAGTTTATTTCAAGAAAACTGTTTTCTTGAAATGTTTCTAGACATGGGCAATCAGCGTGGTGTACCTCATGGCTGATGGTCATCATTTTCATTGTGTTCCTTCGTTGTTTGTTAAAGTGAGCAAGTGACATTGTAAAACTTTCTTAAGTGCTCCCTCCATCTAAAATaagtgacacttattttgggacggagggagtacgtagttACATCAACATCTTCTTTGCGGGGAAGCCGATTCGCTCTGGAGCCACTCCCCCGGCCAGCGAGGACGAGGAGGCTCTCCGCGATGCCATCCACCGACTTGAACTAGCAGTCCGATGGCATGTATGATAAGGTACCATATGCTATGTCATGTATGAACTATGTGCTATGTGTTATATGAACTATGAAGTACGTCGTTTGATCTATGTTGCATGATATTGTGTGGATTTGAGCTGTGGCCACAGACAAATGAGGGATAACCGGGCTAAGGAGGATATAGCCAAAGGATACCCAAGCGTCGCAGAGGGCGAGTTACAGAGCAAAAATGGGGCGTTTATGCCCTCGCCGCCATGCCTGGCGGCAGTGGGTGGGCAGTGGGTGAAGTTTCTCTGTGCCCTCCTGATAGAACATGCCTAATTTTAGTAGTCCGATGGACAAGGGTAATGGCAAAGGAGGCAGTGGGTGAACTTCCTCTATAGCCTGATTTGAACTAGCAGAACAGGTCTAATTTTGTTAGTTCAATGGCATGTATCGGAAATACAGTAAAATACATTACT
This portion of the Triticum dicoccoides isolate Atlit2015 ecotype Zavitan chromosome 7A, WEW_v2.0, whole genome shotgun sequence genome encodes:
- the LOC119328728 gene encoding disease resistance protein RGA5-like is translated as METEPVSAATGATGSVLRKLGALLAGDHAVPNGDDVESLMAELQGVHASLKATSRAEDPGERGRRWMKEARELSYDVEDALDEFMLPPRDGSGTGDTTSDGFSEKIGAWLREAAARRRTGQEITDSISRAGGVEAEDPRDCSLYKEMREPVGLDGPAAELVRMVDGGGKQLEVVSIVGCGGLGKTTLARRVYDTLGEQFECRAFVSVSRKPHVVAILRDILSQLGCEYDQTLTGDAQSLVDSVSNFLKDKRYLIIVDDVCDVQTWDIIKGAFPNSNSGSRIITTTRIHEVAKSCSASCGGRVYTLSPLSTVDSERLFFKMVFNSGEHCPSHLKRVFDKILQKCGGLPLAIIAISGLLVANTHEDQWEQVYSSIRHGLGSNPAVERTMRILLLGYFDLTPCLKSCLLYLSVFPEGYAIKKERLVLRWIAEGFIPEEHGHTLYESGERCLNELISWNLIQSGEINKFGEVETCRVHGIILDFLVSMANQDNFVTFIGVPGANPEPQNKARRLSLQGDSEIPAYLILCNARSLSVFGGCVKMPSLSKFRHLHIFDMEGSGEVEDQHLAEIGGLVHLKYLRLKSKIGKLPQQIAELQYLESLEICESNATTEIPSAINQLTQLARLVVNDETVLPDEIGGLKALQVLRGINVNTQSTNFVRQLCLLSNLMELSISFINYYAGDNWKENQEEMVNSICRLDGANLHVLHITINEGADEIFEESWSPAPLSLRELVVEVGIVSSVPRWIGSLVNLQKLVVPMWEVGEEDLVILGSLPDLRHLSLTALAAGSKEGRLRVTQSHGFPSLINFQIGGEECALGLVFEAGSMPKLQHLELEFDVEETSSVTDGGFDFGIKHLSCLTSTTVRSTYDESIRPTLEAAMERCIYDHPNRPMLIWMK